A stretch of the Streptococcus oralis genome encodes the following:
- a CDS encoding helicase BlpT, translating to MEDKALITEAYQLLSELNKSYQSCNQGTADDFRLQELLNTTLKELKKAEKIDNSILIDLEKFYQRTSLLIGLGSLKLNDQARAAWRNYDKFHYEHVKHVLTLYGPVFGF from the coding sequence ATGGAAGACAAAGCACTCATCACTGAAGCTTACCAACTCCTTTCCGAGTTAAATAAAAGCTACCAAAGCTGCAACCAAGGAACAGCCGATGATTTCCGTCTACAAGAACTACTGAACACCACTCTCAAGGAACTTAAAAAAGCGGAAAAGATTGACAACAGTATCTTAATCGACCTCGAGAAATTTTACCAACGTACCAGTCTTCTGATTGGACTGGGTAGCCTAAAACTGAATGATCAAGCTCGTGCTGCTTGGCGCAACTATGACAAGTTCCACTACGAACATGTCAAACACGTACTGACTCTCTATGGACCTGTTTTTGGATTTTAG
- a CDS encoding ATP-binding cassette domain-containing protein — translation MHYGHSRKGNNMIKINHLTITQNKDLRDFVSDLSMTIQDGEKVAIIGEEGNGKSTLLRALMGEALPDFSIKGDIQSDLQSLAYIPQKLPEELKNRTLHDYFFLDSADLDYSILYRLAEELHFDSDRFASDQEIGSLSGGEALKIQLIHELAKPFEILFLDEPSNDLDLETVDWLKRQIRKIRQTVIFISHDEDFLSQTADTIVHLRLVKHRKEAETLVEHLDYDGYSEQRKANFARQSQQAANDQRAYDKTMEKHRRVKQNVENALRNTKNDVAGRLLAKKMKNVLSQEKRFEKEAQSMTQKPLDEEQIQLFFSDIQPLPASKVLIQLEKENLSIGERILAQKLQLTVRGQDKIGIIGPNGVGKSTLLCKLQQLLSNKREISLGFMPQDYHKKLQLNLSPVAYLSQTGQKEELQKVQSHLASLNFSYPEMHHQIHSLSGGQQGKLLLLDLVLRKPNFLILDEPTRNFSPTSQPEIRKLFASYPGGLITVSHDRRFLKEVCTSIYRLTENGLEVFDLQDL, via the coding sequence ATGCACTATGGACATTCTAGAAAGGGCAACAATATGATAAAAATCAACCATCTGACCATCACACAAAACAAAGATCTACGAGATTTTGTATCTGATTTAAGCATGACTATCCAAGACGGGGAAAAGGTTGCAATTATTGGTGAAGAAGGAAATGGCAAATCAACTTTGCTGCGAGCTTTAATGGGGGAAGCATTACCTGATTTTAGTATCAAGGGCGACATCCAGTCTGATCTTCAATCACTGGCCTACATTCCTCAAAAGTTACCTGAGGAGCTAAAAAATAGGACTCTACACGATTACTTCTTTTTGGATTCTGCTGATTTAGACTACAGCATTCTTTATCGTTTGGCGGAGGAATTGCACTTTGATAGCGACCGTTTTGCTAGCGACCAAGAAATTGGCAGTCTATCAGGGGGCGAAGCTTTGAAAATTCAGCTCATTCACGAGTTAGCCAAACCTTTTGAGATTCTATTTTTAGATGAACCTTCAAATGACCTAGACCTTGAGACGGTTGATTGGCTAAAAAGGCAGATTCGAAAGATTAGGCAAACTGTTATTTTCATTTCCCATGATGAAGACTTTCTTTCTCAAACGGCTGATACTATTGTCCACTTGAGACTGGTCAAGCACCGAAAAGAAGCGGAAACGCTAGTCGAGCATTTAGACTATGATGGCTATAGTGAGCAGAGAAAGGCTAATTTTGCCAGACAAAGTCAGCAAGCTGCTAACGACCAGAGAGCCTATGATAAAACCATGGAAAAACATCGCCGAGTTAAGCAGAATGTAGAAAATGCTTTGCGAAATACTAAAAATGATGTTGCCGGGCGCCTATTGGCTAAAAAGATGAAAAATGTACTCTCTCAAGAAAAACGCTTTGAAAAGGAAGCCCAGTCCATGACCCAAAAGCCACTTGACGAGGAACAAATCCAACTTTTCTTTTCAGATATCCAACCATTACCGGCTTCTAAAGTCTTAATCCAACTGGAAAAGGAAAATTTATCCATTGGCGAACGCATTTTAGCTCAGAAATTACAACTAACGGTCCGTGGTCAAGATAAAATTGGTATTATCGGGCCTAATGGTGTTGGAAAATCGACTCTGTTATGCAAGTTACAACAACTCCTAAGCAACAAAAGAGAGATTTCGCTTGGTTTTATGCCACAAGATTACCACAAAAAACTGCAATTGAATTTATCTCCAGTAGCCTATCTCAGCCAAACAGGGCAAAAAGAGGAATTACAGAAAGTCCAATCTCACTTAGCCAGTCTCAATTTCAGTTATCCAGAGATGCACCACCAAATTCATTCTTTATCTGGTGGTCAACAAGGCAAACTGCTTCTGTTGGATTTAGTGTTGCGCAAACCAAACTTTCTCATTCTCGATGAGCCGACACGAAACTTTTCTCCCACTTCTCAACCCGAAATCAGAAAACTCTTTGCCTCTTATCCCGGCGGTCTGATCACTGTTTCGCATGACAGACGCTTCTTAAAAGAGGTCTGTACGAGTATCTATCGTTTGACAGAAAATGGTTTGGAAGTTTTTGATTTACAAGATTTATAA
- a CDS encoding CPBP family intramembrane glutamic endopeptidase: MMYKRWMTFFLILIFMPIHLSIAEKIMRINSLTLSILFTLVELALFLYVGKKYDLFHIRKICLKDILKCFLSYALLFLFYILVNFLGPTQSDTTQAVQSLSLSWSVLFVDLCVLAPVTEEIFMRGMLQGIVFKNTYFGLFSTSLLFAYLHGPYTIPSFITYLGMGFAFGIRYKTSDNLWNSILLHVLNNLVAFCFLYMR; this comes from the coding sequence ATGATGTATAAGCGCTGGATGACGTTTTTCTTGATTTTGATTTTTATGCCAATTCATTTGAGTATAGCAGAGAAAATCATGCGAATAAATTCATTAACGCTATCAATCCTTTTTACACTTGTTGAACTTGCATTATTTTTATATGTAGGAAAAAAGTATGACTTGTTTCACATTCGGAAAATCTGCCTAAAAGATATTTTAAAATGTTTTCTTTCATACGCCTTGCTTTTCCTATTTTATATTTTGGTCAATTTTTTAGGCCCTACCCAATCAGACACAACTCAAGCTGTGCAAAGTTTATCACTTTCATGGTCTGTACTTTTTGTGGATCTCTGTGTTTTGGCACCTGTCACGGAAGAAATTTTTATGCGAGGTATGTTACAGGGGATAGTATTTAAGAATACATATTTTGGCTTGTTTTCCACATCGCTTCTTTTTGCTTATCTGCATGGTCCCTATACTATTCCTAGCTTTATCACCTATTTAGGTATGGGATTTGCATTTGGGATAAGGTATAAGACTTCTGATAACCTATGGAATTCCATTCTTTTGCATGTCCTCAATAATCTGGTTGCGTTTTGCTTTTTGTATATGAGATAA
- the htpX gene encoding zinc metalloprotease HtpX: MLFDQIASNKRKTWILLLVFFLLLALVGYAVGYLFMRSGLGGMIIALIIGLIYALTMIFQSTEIVMSMNGAREVDEQTAPDLYHVVEDMAMVAQIPMPRVFIIEDSSLNAFATGSNPQNAAVAATSGLLAIMNREELEAVMGHEVSHIRNYDIRISTIAVALASAITLLSSMAGRMMWWGGAGRRRSDNDRDGNGLEIIMLVISLLAIVLAPLAATLVQLAISRQREFLADASSVELTRNPQGMINALRKLENSEPMHHHVDDASSALYINNPKKGGGLQKLFYTHPPISERIERLKHM; the protein is encoded by the coding sequence ATGTTGTTTGATCAAATTGCGAGCAATAAACGAAAAACCTGGATTTTGTTGCTGGTTTTCTTCCTACTCTTGGCCTTGGTTGGTTATGCGGTTGGCTATCTCTTCATGCGCTCAGGTCTTGGTGGCATGATTATTGCCTTGATTATTGGTCTTATCTACGCTCTGACCATGATCTTTCAATCGACAGAGATTGTCATGTCTATGAATGGGGCGCGTGAGGTTGATGAGCAAACAGCACCAGACCTCTACCATGTTGTGGAAGATATGGCTATGGTCGCTCAGATCCCCATGCCACGTGTTTTCATCATTGAGGATTCTTCTTTAAATGCCTTTGCAACAGGTTCAAACCCGCAGAATGCAGCTGTCGCAGCCACTTCGGGCCTTCTGGCTATCATGAATCGCGAGGAACTGGAAGCTGTTATGGGGCATGAGGTCAGTCATATCCGAAACTACGATATCCGTATTTCGACCATTGCTGTTGCCCTTGCCAGTGCCATTACCCTTCTGTCTAGTATGGCAGGACGGATGATGTGGTGGGGTGGCGCAGGTCGCAGACGGAGTGATAATGATCGCGATGGAAATGGTTTGGAGATTATCATGCTTGTTATCTCTCTCTTAGCCATTGTTCTAGCACCTCTCGCAGCAACCTTGGTGCAACTAGCCATTTCCCGTCAGAGGGAATTTTTGGCGGATGCATCCAGTGTGGAGCTGACTCGCAATCCTCAAGGGATGATCAATGCCTTGCGTAAGTTGGAGAATAGCGAGCCGATGCATCACCATGTTGACGATGCCAGCAGCGCTCTTTATATCAATAATCCTAAGAAAGGTGGCGGGCTTCAAAAACTCTTTTATACCCACCCACCTATCTCAGAACGAATCGAACGCTTGAAACACATGTAA
- a CDS encoding LemA family protein — protein sequence MTWIILGVLALIVIFVIVSYNGLVKNRMQTKEAWSQIDVQLKRRNDLLPNLIETVKGYAKYEGSTLEKVTELRRQVAAATSPAEAMKASDALTRQISGIFAVAENYPDLKASANFIKLQEELTNTENKISYSRQLYNSVVSNYNVKLESFPSNIIAGLFGFKAADFLQTPEEEKAVPKVDFSGLGD from the coding sequence ATGACTTGGATTATTCTTGGAGTTTTGGCTCTGATTGTTATTTTTGTGATTGTTAGCTATAACGGTTTGGTTAAAAATCGTATGCAGACCAAGGAGGCTTGGAGCCAGATCGATGTTCAGTTGAAGCGTCGTAATGATCTCCTCCCAAACTTGATTGAAACAGTCAAAGGCTATGCGAAATATGAAGGTTCTACCTTGGAAAAAGTAACAGAACTTCGTAGACAAGTAGCCGCAGCAACTTCACCGGCAGAAGCTATGAAGGCCAGTGATGCCCTTACCCGCCAGATTTCTGGTATCTTTGCAGTAGCAGAGAATTACCCAGACTTGAAAGCTAGTGCTAACTTTATCAAATTGCAAGAAGAGTTGACCAATACAGAAAATAAAATTTCTTACTCACGCCAACTCTACAACAGTGTTGTCAGCAACTACAATGTAAAACTTGAAAGTTTCCCAAGCAACATCATCGCAGGACTATTTGGCTTTAAAGCTGCAGACTTCCTTCAAACACCTGAAGAGGAAAAGGCAGTTCCTAAAGTTGACTTTAGCGGTTTAGGTGACTAA
- the rsmG gene encoding 16S rRNA (guanine(527)-N(7))-methyltransferase RsmG produces the protein MKPETFYSLLAEQNIPLSDQQKNQFERYFELLVEWNEKINLTAITDKEEVYLKHFYDSIAPILQGLISNETIKLLDIGAGAGFPSLPMKILYPQLDVTIIDSLNKRINFLQLLAQELELDSVHFYHGRAEDFAQDKNFRAQFDVVTARAVARMQVLSELTIPYLKVGGKLLALKASNAPEELLEAKNALNLLFSKVEENLSYALPNGDPRYITVVEKKKETPNKYPRKAGMPNKRPL, from the coding sequence ATGAAACCAGAAACATTTTACAGCCTACTAGCTGAGCAAAATATTCCACTTTCTGACCAGCAAAAGAACCAATTTGAACGGTATTTTGAACTCTTAGTCGAGTGGAATGAAAAGATTAACCTGACCGCTATTACAGATAAAGAAGAAGTTTATCTCAAACATTTTTATGATTCGATTGCCCCCATCCTGCAAGGCTTGATTTCAAATGAAACTATCAAACTTCTTGATATCGGGGCTGGGGCAGGATTTCCTAGTCTGCCTATGAAAATTCTCTATCCACAGCTGGATGTGACCATCATTGATTCGCTCAATAAGCGCATCAACTTCCTCCAACTATTGGCTCAGGAGCTGGAGCTGGATAGTGTTCACTTCTACCATGGACGGGCAGAAGACTTTGCTCAAGACAAGAACTTCCGTGCCCAGTTTGATGTTGTAACTGCTCGTGCGGTTGCCCGCATGCAGGTCTTATCTGAATTGACTATCCCTTACCTTAAAGTTGGTGGCAAACTATTAGCACTCAAGGCCAGCAATGCTCCTGAGGAATTGCTAGAAGCCAAGAACGCTCTCAACCTCCTCTTTAGCAAAGTAGAGGAAAACCTCAGCTATGCCCTGCCAAATGGAGATCCGCGCTACATCACTGTAGTCGAAAAGAAAAAGGAAACACCTAACAAGTACCCAAGAAAGGCTGGCATGCCCAACAAACGCCCACTTTAA
- a CDS encoding uracil-xanthine permease family protein: protein MKQESTVDLLLDVDQRPSAGKGILLSFQHVFAMFGATILVPLILGMPVSVALFASGIGTLIYMISTGFKVPVYLGSSFAFITAMSLAMKEMGGDVSAAQTGVILTGLVYVLVAASVRFAGTKWIDKLLPPIIIGPMIIVIGLGLAGSAVTNAGLVADGNWKSALVAVVTFLIAAFINTKGKGFLRIIPFLFAIIGGYIFAMMLGLVDFTPVLQANWFEIPGFYLPFSTGGAFKEYNLYFGPETIAILPIAIVTISEHIGDHTVLSQICGRQFLKEPGLHRTLLGDGIATSVSAFLGGPANTTYGENTGVIGMTRIASVSVIRNAAFIAIALSFLGKFTALISTIPNAVLGGMSILLYGVIASNGLKVLIKERVDFSQMRNLIIASAMLVLGLGGAILKLGPVTLSGTALSALTGIILNLILPHENKD from the coding sequence ATGAAACAGGAATCAACTGTTGACTTGTTACTAGACGTTGATCAACGTCCTTCTGCTGGTAAAGGCATTCTTCTAAGCTTCCAGCACGTGTTTGCTATGTTTGGTGCAACCATTCTCGTTCCCTTAATTTTGGGAATGCCCGTATCGGTTGCTCTCTTCGCTTCCGGTATTGGAACACTTATCTACATGATTTCTACTGGTTTTAAGGTTCCAGTTTATCTAGGTTCTTCATTCGCCTTTATCACGGCTATGTCTCTAGCCATGAAAGAAATGGGGGGCGATGTTTCTGCTGCTCAAACTGGAGTTATCTTGACTGGTTTGGTCTATGTCCTTGTAGCAGCAAGTGTTCGTTTTGCAGGTACGAAATGGATTGACAAACTCTTGCCTCCAATCATTATCGGACCTATGATTATCGTTATCGGTCTTGGTCTTGCTGGTTCTGCTGTAACGAATGCTGGACTCGTAGCAGACGGAAACTGGAAAAGCGCCCTTGTAGCCGTTGTTACATTCTTGATTGCCGCCTTTATCAATACAAAAGGAAAAGGTTTCCTTCGTATCATTCCTTTCCTCTTTGCCATCATCGGTGGGTACATCTTCGCTATGATGCTTGGTTTGGTTGACTTTACCCCAGTCCTTCAAGCCAATTGGTTTGAAATTCCTGGTTTCTACTTGCCATTTAGTACAGGTGGAGCCTTTAAAGAGTACAACTTGTACTTCGGTCCTGAAACAATCGCCATCTTGCCAATCGCTATTGTAACCATTTCAGAACACATCGGTGACCACACAGTTTTAAGCCAAATCTGTGGCCGTCAATTCCTAAAAGAACCAGGACTTCACCGTACGCTTCTCGGTGACGGTATCGCGACATCTGTATCTGCCTTCCTCGGTGGACCAGCTAATACGACTTACGGCGAAAATACAGGAGTTATCGGGATGACTCGTATCGCTTCTGTCTCTGTTATCCGTAACGCGGCCTTCATCGCGATTGCTCTTAGCTTCCTAGGCAAGTTCACTGCCTTGATTTCAACCATTCCAAATGCTGTGCTTGGTGGAATGTCCATCCTTCTCTACGGAGTTATCGCCAGCAACGGTCTAAAAGTTTTGATTAAAGAGCGCGTTGACTTCAGTCAAATGCGTAACCTCATTATTGCTAGTGCCATGTTAGTACTTGGACTTGGTGGAGCCATCCTCAAACTTGGGCCAGTTACACTTTCAGGTACTGCTCTATCAGCCTTGACAGGAATCATCTTGAACTTGATTTTGCCACACGAAAATAAAGACTAA
- a CDS encoding DMT family transporter, with product MSKTVKGTLYTVVAGIAWGLSGTSGQYLMAHGISALVLINLRLIIAGLALVVLSYATSKDKLLSFLKDRKSLLSLLLFALFGLFLNQFAYLSAIQETNAGTATVLQYVCPVGILVYTCMKDKVAPTLAEIFSIGLAIGGTFLIATHGKVDQLSVTPLGLFWGLFSALTYALYIILPITLIKKWGSILVIGVGMVISGVVAIPFTGVLQVSIPTSLDFLFAFAGIIIIGTVFAYTAFLKGASLIGPVKSSLLASIEPISAVFFAFLIMKEQFYAIDFVGMAMILLAVTIISLKDLLLEIKSK from the coding sequence ATGTCAAAAACTGTAAAAGGAACTCTGTATACAGTAGTGGCAGGGATTGCTTGGGGCTTGTCTGGAACCAGTGGTCAATACCTGATGGCACACGGGATTTCTGCTTTAGTCTTGATCAATTTACGACTTATCATTGCAGGTCTGGCACTGGTAGTCTTATCCTATGCGACTTCAAAGGATAAACTCCTTTCTTTTTTAAAGGACAGAAAAAGCCTTTTATCTCTGCTGTTATTTGCCTTGTTCGGGCTTTTCTTAAACCAGTTTGCCTATCTTTCTGCCATTCAGGAAACCAATGCTGGAACGGCGACAGTTCTCCAGTATGTATGCCCCGTTGGGATTTTAGTTTATACTTGTATGAAGGACAAGGTGGCGCCTACTCTGGCTGAGATTTTTTCGATTGGATTGGCTATAGGAGGCACCTTTCTGATTGCGACGCACGGTAAAGTTGACCAGTTGTCTGTCACACCCCTAGGTCTGTTCTGGGGCCTCTTTTCGGCCTTGACCTATGCCCTCTATATCATCCTTCCTATTACTTTGATTAAGAAGTGGGGCAGTATTTTGGTGATTGGTGTCGGTATGGTTATTTCTGGTGTAGTGGCTATTCCCTTCACAGGAGTTTTGCAAGTCAGCATACCAACCAGCTTAGATTTTCTCTTTGCATTTGCTGGGATTATCATCATCGGAACGGTTTTTGCCTATACAGCTTTCCTAAAAGGAGCCAGTCTGATAGGCCCTGTTAAGTCTAGTTTATTAGCTTCCATAGAACCAATTTCTGCCGTTTTCTTTGCCTTTCTGATTATGAAGGAACAGTTTTATGCGATTGATTTTGTCGGTATGGCCATGATTTTACTAGCCGTGACCATTATTTCATTGAAAGATTTACTGTTGGAAATAAAGAGTAAGTAA
- a CDS encoding serine hydrolase domain-containing protein, which translates to MKWEKILRKIENQIEAGVYPGASFAYYKDGEWKESYLGLSDPELGLKTDSGLVYDLASVSKVVGVGTVLIFLWQQGKLDIDRPVTDFLPECDYLDITIRQLLTHATDLDPFILNRDLLTAPELKEAMFHLNRRNQPAFLYSDVHFLLLGFLLEKIFNQDLDQIIKKQVLEAWGMKETKFGPVEQAVPTVRGMEAGNIHDPKARLLGKHAGSAGLFSTVKDLQIFLEHYLKDDFAAELSRNFSPLDDKERSLSWNLEGAWLDHTGYTGTFIMWNREKQEAAIFLSNRTYEKDERAQWIVDRNQVMEMIRQEE; encoded by the coding sequence ATGAAGTGGGAAAAAATTCTAAGAAAAATAGAAAATCAAATCGAGGCAGGGGTCTATCCCGGGGCCTCTTTTGCGTATTATAAGGATGGAGAATGGAAAGAGTCTTATCTGGGATTGAGTGATCCAGAACTGGGCTTAAAGACGGATAGCGGTTTGGTTTATGATCTGGCTAGTGTGAGTAAGGTCGTTGGAGTGGGGACGGTTCTTATCTTCTTGTGGCAGCAGGGCAAATTAGATATTGATCGACCGGTGACGGATTTTTTACCGGAGTGTGATTATCTTGATATCACTATACGGCAACTTTTGACCCATGCTACAGATTTAGACCCCTTTATTCTCAATCGGGACCTCTTGACTGCCCCTGAATTAAAAGAAGCTATGTTTCACCTCAATAGACGAAATCAGCCGGCCTTCCTATACTCGGACGTTCACTTTTTACTCTTGGGCTTTCTTTTGGAAAAAATCTTTAACCAAGACTTGGATCAGATTATAAAAAAACAAGTTTTGGAAGCATGGGGGATGAAGGAAACCAAGTTTGGCCCCGTTGAGCAAGCTGTCCCAACAGTGAGAGGAATGGAGGCTGGAAACATTCACGATCCCAAAGCCCGTCTATTAGGGAAACACGCAGGAAGTGCTGGTTTGTTTTCGACTGTTAAGGATCTGCAGATCTTCCTGGAACATTACTTGAAAGATGATTTTGCTGCAGAATTGAGCCGAAATTTTTCTCCCTTAGATGATAAGGAGCGGTCTCTATCATGGAACCTGGAGGGAGCTTGGCTCGACCATACGGGTTATACAGGTACCTTCATTATGTGGAATCGGGAGAAGCAAGAAGCTGCTATCTTTTTATCCAATAGAACGTATGAAAAGGATGAGCGTGCCCAGTGGATAGTTGACCGAAACCAAGTCATGGAAATGATTCGTCAAGAAGAGTAG
- a CDS encoding CppA family protein, protein MNVNEIVRIVPTLKVNNRKLNERFYIETLGMKPLLEESAFISLGDQTATERLILEEAPSMRTRRVEGLKKLARLNVKVENPSEIESLLSQMKSLPRLFKGNRGYAFEIVSPEEDVILVHAENDVRDLVPLETVPEFYSNTSIKYLSQFEVSMELRLPEGAESLLDPEGVAPAIIFTKGQGADLAVENNVTWDLTMLKFLVKNFDLTSLRQKFEKTGYFVPKSEKFFLGKDTNNIELWFEEA, encoded by the coding sequence ATGAATGTGAATGAGATTGTTCGGATCGTTCCGACTTTGAAAGTTAATAATCGAAAATTAAATGAAAGATTTTACATTGAAACCTTGGGGATGAAACCTTTGCTGGAAGAGTCTGCCTTTATTTCTCTAGGTGATCAGACAGCTACGGAGAGATTGATTTTAGAAGAGGCTCCGAGCATGCGAACACGCAGAGTTGAAGGACTTAAGAAGTTAGCTAGACTCAATGTAAAAGTTGAGAATCCTTCGGAAATTGAGAGCCTTCTTTCTCAGATGAAGTCTCTTCCTCGCTTATTTAAAGGTAACCGTGGCTATGCTTTTGAGATTGTTTCACCTGAAGAGGATGTGATTCTTGTTCATGCGGAAAATGATGTAAGAGATCTGGTTCCACTGGAAACTGTTCCTGAATTTTATTCAAATACAAGTATAAAATACTTGAGCCAATTTGAGGTTTCTATGGAGTTACGTTTACCTGAAGGGGCAGAGAGTTTACTTGATCCTGAAGGAGTAGCGCCAGCAATTATCTTTACTAAAGGTCAAGGAGCAGATTTGGCTGTTGAAAACAATGTCACTTGGGACCTGACGATGTTAAAATTTTTAGTCAAGAATTTTGATCTAACCAGTCTTCGTCAGAAATTTGAAAAGACAGGCTACTTTGTCCCTAAGTCTGAAAAATTCTTCCTTGGTAAAGATACCAATAACATTGAATTGTGGTTTGAAGAAGCATGA
- the gla gene encoding aquaglyceroporin Gla, protein MDFTWAIKYATEFLGTAILIILGNGAVANVELKGTKGHQSGWLVIAVGYGMGVMIPALMFGNVSGNHINPAFTLGLAVSGLFSWEQVPYYILAQVLGAIFGQALVVATHRPYYLKTENPNNILGTFSTISSIDHGTKESRFAATVNGFLNEFVGSFVLFFAALGLTKNFFGAELVAKAQATINDQVAQAAAQGTTIPQEQVTAALEQAKNQAAPFLAPGLGIAHLALGFLVMALVTSLGGPTGPGLNPARDFGPRLLHELLPKSVLGQHKGDSKWWYAWVPVVAPIAAGIAAVALFKLLYL, encoded by the coding sequence ATGGATTTTACATGGGCTATTAAATATGCCACAGAATTCTTGGGAACTGCTATTTTGATCATTCTTGGTAATGGTGCAGTTGCTAACGTTGAACTTAAAGGTACGAAAGGTCACCAAAGTGGCTGGCTCGTTATCGCGGTTGGTTATGGTATGGGGGTTATGATCCCAGCTTTGATGTTTGGTAATGTATCTGGTAACCACATCAACCCAGCTTTCACTCTTGGACTTGCTGTTAGTGGACTTTTCTCTTGGGAGCAAGTACCATATTACATCCTAGCACAAGTTTTGGGAGCAATCTTTGGTCAAGCTTTGGTTGTAGCGACTCACCGTCCTTACTACTTGAAGACAGAAAATCCAAACAATATCTTGGGTACCTTCTCAACGATTTCAAGCATCGACCACGGTACAAAAGAATCACGTTTTGCAGCTACTGTTAACGGTTTCCTCAATGAGTTTGTAGGTTCATTTGTTCTTTTCTTTGCAGCACTTGGTTTGACTAAAAACTTCTTTGGTGCTGAATTAGTAGCGAAAGCTCAGGCGACAATTAATGACCAAGTAGCTCAAGCAGCAGCGCAAGGAACAACCATCCCTCAAGAACAAGTAACAGCAGCGCTTGAGCAAGCAAAAAACCAAGCCGCTCCATTTTTGGCACCAGGTCTTGGAATTGCGCACTTGGCACTTGGTTTCCTAGTGATGGCCTTGGTAACTTCACTTGGTGGACCTACTGGACCTGGTTTGAACCCAGCTCGTGACTTTGGACCACGTCTTCTTCACGAACTCCTTCCAAAATCAGTTCTTGGTCAACACAAGGGTGATTCAAAATGGTGGTATGCATGGGTTCCGGTTGTAGCTCCAATTGCAGCGGGTATTGCGGCAGTAGCACTATTCAAACTACTTTACCTATAA
- a CDS encoding ATP-grasp domain-containing protein yields MNYLVISPYYPQNFQQFTIELANKGITVLGIGQEPYEQLDEPLRNSLTEYFRVDNLENIDEVKRAVAFLFYKHGPIDRIESHNEYWLELDATLREQFNVFGAKLEDLKKTKFKSEMKKLFKKAGVPVVPGAVIQTEADVDKVVKEIGLPMIAKPDNGVGAAATFKLETEDDIHHFKQEWDHSTVYFFEKFVTSSEICTFDGLVDKDGNIVFSTTFDYAHTPLDLMIYKMDNSYYVLKDMDPKLRKYGEAIVKEFGMKERFFHIEFFRDGDDYIAIEYNNRPAGGFTIDVYNFAHSLDLYRGYAAIVAGEEFPESEFEPQYCLATSRRANANYVYSEEDLLAKYSQQFKIKKIMPAAFAELQGDYLYMLTTPSRQEMEQMIVDFGQRQE; encoded by the coding sequence ATGAATTACCTTGTTATTTCTCCCTACTATCCGCAAAACTTCCAACAGTTTACCATCGAGTTAGCCAATAAAGGCATCACCGTTTTGGGGATTGGTCAAGAACCTTACGAACAACTAGATGAACCTTTGCGCAATAGCCTGACCGAGTATTTCCGTGTGGACAATCTTGAGAACATAGACGAAGTCAAACGTGCAGTAGCTTTTCTTTTCTACAAGCATGGCCCAATCGACCGCATCGAGTCCCACAATGAATACTGGCTTGAGCTGGACGCAACACTCAGAGAGCAATTCAATGTCTTTGGAGCCAAACTAGAGGATCTCAAAAAGACCAAGTTTAAGTCTGAGATGAAGAAACTTTTCAAAAAAGCAGGCGTCCCTGTGGTTCCTGGTGCTGTTATCCAGACGGAAGCAGATGTGGATAAAGTAGTGAAAGAAATCGGTCTACCAATGATTGCCAAACCTGATAATGGAGTGGGAGCGGCAGCAACCTTTAAGCTTGAGACAGAAGACGATATCCATCACTTCAAGCAAGAATGGGACCATTCAACCGTTTATTTCTTTGAAAAATTTGTCACTTCTAGCGAAATTTGTACCTTTGACGGACTTGTGGACAAGGATGGCAACATCGTCTTTTCAACGACTTTCGATTATGCCCATACACCACTTGATCTCATGATTTATAAGATGGACAATTCCTACTATGTGCTTAAGGATATGGATCCCAAACTGCGCAAGTATGGTGAGGCCATAGTCAAGGAATTTGGTATGAAAGAGCGCTTTTTCCATATCGAGTTTTTCCGTGACGGGGACGACTACATTGCCATTGAGTACAATAACCGTCCTGCAGGTGGCTTTACCATTGATGTTTATAACTTTGCCCATTCCTTGGACCTCTACCGAGGCTATGCGGCGATTGTCGCAGGAGAAGAGTTCCCAGAATCAGAATTTGAACCTCAATACTGTCTAGCTACATCGCGTCGTGCAAATGCCAACTATGTCTATTCAGAAGAAGACCTTCTTGCTAAATACAGTCAGCAATTCAAGATCAAAAAAATCATGCCAGCAGCCTTTGCAGAGCTACAAGGGGATTACCTTTATATGTTGACCACTCCAAGTCGCCAAGAGATGGAGCAGATGATTGTAGACTTTGGTCAACGTCAAGAATAA